A window of Methanocaldococcus vulcanius M7 genomic DNA:
CAAAGCATTATGTATTTGTATTTCATCATGTCCCTCTCATTATTTATTATTTAAGTTTTTAATGAAGTTGATAAAAAATACTTATAACTTTAAGGTTATTTAAATGTTTCTAAAATTTTAAAGATGTGAAAAGATGGATATTGATGCGATTGTTGAATTTATAAAAATTAATGCAGAAAAAAAAGAATGTAGAAGGATTGTGGAGGTTGGAATTGGTTTTAGCTTTGAAATTGCGAAAAGATTAATGAGATATTTTAATGTCACGGTTGTGGATGTTAATGATAATGCGGTTGATAAAGCAAGATCGTTGGGGTTGGATGGTAGAAAAGATGATATATTTAACCCAAATATAGAGATATATAAAAACGTAGGGTTAATATATGCTATACGTCCTCCGAGAGATCTTCAACATCCAATTTTGAATTTAGCTGAAAAAATAGGAGCGGATGTTATAATAAGGCCTCTCTTAAATGAATCTCCCGTAGATGGTTTACAATTAAAAAATTACAAGGGAGAAGTATTCTATATCAAATCGAACGAAAAAATTT
This region includes:
- a CDS encoding UPF0146 family protein translates to MDIDAIVEFIKINAEKKECRRIVEVGIGFSFEIAKRLMRYFNVTVVDVNDNAVDKARSLGLDGRKDDIFNPNIEIYKNVGLIYAIRPPRDLQHPILNLAEKIGADVIIRPLLNESPVDGLQLKNYKGEVFYIKSNEKI